Proteins encoded together in one Paracoccus sp. SMMA_5_TC window:
- the rpoC gene encoding DNA-directed RNA polymerase subunit beta' produces the protein MNQELAHNPLNPLASPRQFDEIKISLASPEEILAWSYGEVKKPETINYRTFKPERDGLFCARIFGPIKDYECLCGKYKRMKYRGLVCEKCGVEVTLQKVRRERMGHIELAAPVAHIWFLKSLPSRIGLMLDMTLRDLERILYFENYVVIEPGLTDLSYGQLLTEEEFLDAQDQYGADAFTANIGAEAIREMLANIDLAATAEQLREELKEATGELKPKKIIKRLKIVENFLESGNRPEWMVLTVIPVIPPELRPLVPLDGGRFATSDLNDLYRRVINRNNRLKRLIELRAPDIIVRNEKRMLQESVDALFDNGRRGRVITGNNKRPLKSLSDMLKGKQGRFRQNLLGKRVDFSGRSVIVTGPELKLHQCGLPKKMALELFKPFIYSRLEAKGLSSTVKQAKKLVEKERPEVWDILDEVIREHPVLLNRAPTLHRLGIQAFEPILIEGKAIQLHPLVCSAFNADFDGDQMAVHVPLSLEAQLEARVLMMSTNNVLSPANGAPIIVPSQDMVLGLYYTTMEREGMPGEGMAFANLEEVEHALASGAVHLHARITARLPQIDENGNEVVKRFQTTPGRIRLGALLPKNAKAPFDLVNRLLRKKDIQNVIDTVYRYCGQKESVIFCDQIMALGFREAFRAGISFGKDDMVVPPTKWELVEETQEQVKSFEQQYLDGLITQGEKYNKVVDAWSKCNDRVTEAMMKTISATKKDENGAELEPNSVYMMAHSGARGSVSQMKQLGGMRGLMAKPNGEIIETPIISNFKEGLTVLEYFNSTHGARKGLSDTALKTANSGYLTRRLVDVAQDCIIREHDCGTDRAITASAAVNDGEVVSPLAERILGRVAAEDVLVPGEDTIIVRKNELIDERKSDEIEAAGIQSVRIRSALTCESDDGVCALCYGRDLARGTLVNIGEAVGIIAAQSIGEPGTQLTMRTFHIGGIAQGGQQSFIAASQEGTVAFENESTLENASGELIVMSRNMQLHVKGATGDTLASHKLFYGSKLFVREGDAVTRGQKMFEWDPYTLPIIAEKGGVAKYVDLITGLSVRDETDDATGMTQKIVTDWRSAPKGNELKPEIIIVDSDGEPVRNEQGNPVTYPMSVDAVLSVEDGQEIKAGDVVARIPREGAKTKDITGGLPRVAELFEARRPKDHAIIAEIDGYVRFGKDYKNKRRITIEPADDTLEPVEYMVPKGKHIPVQEGDFVQKGDYIMDGNPAPHDILRIMGIEALADYLIDEVQDVYRLQGVKINDKHIEVIVRQMLQKIEILDSGDTTLLKGEHVERDEFEEENAKVVAKGGRPAVGEPVLLGITKASLQTRSFISAASFQETTRVLTEAAVQGKRDKLVGLKENVIVGRLIPAGTGGATARVRRIAGERDHQVIEARRAEAEAAAALIAPQDSPADTAGE, from the coding sequence ATGAACCAGGAACTCGCTCATAACCCGCTGAACCCGCTGGCCTCGCCGCGGCAGTTCGACGAAATCAAGATCTCGCTGGCCTCGCCCGAGGAAATCCTCGCCTGGTCCTATGGCGAGGTGAAGAAGCCCGAGACCATCAACTATCGCACCTTCAAGCCCGAGCGCGACGGTCTGTTCTGCGCCCGCATCTTCGGGCCGATCAAGGATTACGAATGCCTTTGCGGCAAATACAAGCGGATGAAGTATCGCGGCCTGGTCTGCGAGAAATGCGGCGTCGAGGTGACGCTGCAGAAGGTCCGCCGCGAACGCATGGGCCATATCGAACTGGCCGCGCCGGTCGCGCATATCTGGTTCCTGAAGTCGCTGCCCTCGCGCATCGGCCTGATGCTGGACATGACGCTGCGCGATCTCGAGCGGATCCTGTATTTTGAAAACTATGTGGTGATCGAGCCGGGTCTGACCGACCTGAGCTATGGCCAGCTGCTGACCGAGGAAGAATTCCTCGACGCCCAGGATCAGTATGGCGCCGACGCCTTCACCGCCAATATCGGCGCCGAGGCGATCCGCGAGATGCTCGCGAACATCGACCTGGCCGCCACCGCCGAACAGCTGCGCGAAGAGCTGAAGGAAGCCACCGGCGAGCTGAAGCCGAAAAAGATCATCAAGCGGCTGAAGATCGTCGAGAACTTCCTGGAATCGGGCAACCGTCCCGAATGGATGGTGCTGACCGTGATTCCGGTCATTCCGCCGGAACTGCGGCCGCTGGTGCCGCTGGACGGCGGGCGCTTTGCCACCTCGGACCTGAACGACCTGTATCGCCGGGTCATCAACCGCAACAACCGCCTCAAGCGGCTGATCGAACTGCGCGCGCCCGACATCATCGTGCGCAACGAAAAGCGCATGCTGCAGGAATCGGTGGATGCGCTGTTCGACAACGGCCGTCGCGGCCGGGTCATCACCGGCAACAACAAGCGGCCGCTGAAATCGCTGTCGGACATGCTGAAAGGCAAGCAGGGCCGGTTCCGCCAGAACCTGCTGGGCAAGCGCGTCGACTTCTCGGGTCGTTCGGTCATCGTGACCGGCCCCGAACTGAAGCTGCACCAGTGCGGCCTGCCCAAGAAGATGGCGCTCGAGCTCTTCAAGCCGTTCATCTACTCGCGGCTCGAGGCCAAGGGGCTGTCCTCTACCGTCAAGCAGGCCAAGAAGCTGGTCGAAAAGGAACGCCCCGAGGTCTGGGACATCCTGGACGAGGTGATCCGCGAACACCCGGTCCTGCTGAACCGGGCGCCGACGCTGCACCGTCTGGGCATCCAGGCGTTCGAGCCGATCCTGATCGAGGGCAAGGCCATCCAGCTGCACCCGCTGGTCTGTTCGGCCTTCAACGCCGACTTCGACGGCGACCAGATGGCCGTGCACGTTCCGCTGAGCCTTGAGGCCCAGCTGGAAGCGCGCGTCCTGATGATGTCCACGAACAACGTGCTGTCGCCCGCCAACGGCGCGCCGATCATCGTGCCGTCGCAGGACATGGTGCTGGGGCTTTACTACACCACCATGGAACGCGAAGGCATGCCGGGCGAAGGCATGGCATTTGCCAACCTTGAAGAGGTGGAACACGCCCTTGCCTCGGGCGCGGTGCATCTGCATGCCCGCATCACGGCGCGTCTGCCCCAGATCGACGAAAACGGCAATGAGGTGGTGAAGCGTTTCCAGACCACCCCCGGCCGGATCCGCCTGGGGGCGCTGCTGCCCAAGAACGCCAAGGCACCGTTCGATCTGGTGAACCGCCTGCTGCGCAAGAAGGACATCCAGAACGTCATCGACACCGTCTACCGCTACTGCGGTCAGAAGGAATCGGTGATCTTCTGCGACCAGATCATGGCACTGGGCTTCCGCGAGGCGTTCCGGGCCGGGATTTCCTTCGGCAAGGACGACATGGTTGTTCCGCCCACCAAATGGGAACTGGTCGAGGAAACCCAGGAGCAGGTCAAGTCCTTCGAGCAGCAGTATCTGGACGGCCTGATCACCCAGGGCGAAAAATACAACAAGGTCGTCGATGCCTGGTCGAAGTGCAACGACCGCGTGACCGAAGCGATGATGAAGACCATCTCGGCCACCAAGAAGGACGAGAACGGGGCCGAACTGGAGCCGAACTCGGTCTACATGATGGCCCATTCAGGCGCCCGGGGTTCGGTCAGCCAGATGAAGCAGCTGGGCGGGATGCGCGGCCTGATGGCCAAGCCGAACGGCGAGATCATCGAAACGCCGATCATCTCGAACTTCAAGGAAGGTCTGACCGTTCTTGAATACTTCAACTCGACCCACGGTGCCCGCAAGGGTCTGTCCGACACCGCGCTCAAGACCGCAAACTCGGGCTACCTGACCCGGCGTCTGGTGGACGTGGCGCAGGATTGTATCATCCGCGAGCATGACTGCGGAACCGACCGGGCGATCACCGCCTCGGCCGCGGTCAATGATGGCGAGGTGGTCAGCCCGCTGGCCGAACGCATCCTGGGCCGTGTCGCGGCCGAGGACGTGCTGGTTCCGGGTGAAGACACGATCATCGTGCGCAAGAACGAACTGATCGACGAGCGCAAGTCTGACGAGATCGAGGCTGCCGGCATCCAGTCGGTGCGCATCCGTTCGGCGCTGACCTGTGAATCCGACGATGGCGTCTGCGCGCTGTGCTATGGTCGCGACCTGGCGCGGGGCACGCTGGTCAATATCGGCGAGGCTGTCGGCATCATCGCCGCCCAGTCGATCGGCGAGCCCGGCACCCAGCTGACGATGCGGACCTTCCACATCGGCGGTATCGCGCAGGGTGGCCAGCAATCCTTCATCGCCGCCTCGCAAGAGGGCACGGTTGCCTTCGAGAACGAAAGCACGCTGGAAAACGCTTCGGGCGAGCTGATCGTGATGAGCCGCAACATGCAGCTGCACGTCAAGGGTGCCACCGGCGATACCCTGGCCAGCCACAAGCTGTTCTACGGCTCGAAGCTGTTCGTGCGCGAAGGCGATGCGGTGACGCGCGGTCAGAAGATGTTCGAATGGGATCCCTATACCCTGCCGATCATCGCCGAAAAGGGCGGCGTCGCCAAATATGTCGATCTGATCACCGGTCTTTCGGTCCGCGACGAGACCGACGATGCCACCGGCATGACCCAGAAGATCGTGACCGATTGGCGCTCGGCCCCCAAGGGCAACGAGCTGAAGCCCGAGATCATCATCGTCGACAGCGACGGCGAGCCGGTGCGCAACGAACAGGGCAACCCGGTCACCTATCCGATGTCGGTCGATGCGGTCCTGTCCGTCGAGGACGGGCAGGAGATCAAGGCAGGCGACGTGGTGGCGCGTATCCCGCGCGAAGGCGCCAAGACCAAGGACATCACCGGGGGTCTGCCCCGCGTGGCGGAACTGTTCGAGGCGCGTCGACCCAAGGATCACGCCATTATCGCCGAGATCGACGGCTATGTGCGCTTTGGCAAGGATTACAAGAACAAGCGTCGCATCACCATCGAGCCTGCGGACGACACGCTGGAGCCGGTCGAATACATGGTGCCTAAGGGCAAGCATATCCCGGTGCAGGAAGGCGACTTCGTGCAGAAGGGCGACTATATCATGGACGGCAACCCGGCGCCGCATGACATCCTGCGGATCATGGGGATCGAGGCCCTGGCCGACTATCTCATCGACGAGGTGCAGGACGTCTATCGACTGCAGGGCGTGAAGATCAACGACAAGCATATCGAAGTGATCGTCCGCCAGATGCTGCAGAAGATCGAGATCCTCGACAGCGGCGACACCACCCTGCTGAAGGGCGAGCATGTCGAGCGCGACGAGTTCGAGGAAGAAAACGCCAAGGTCGTTGCCAAAGGCGGTCGTCCGGCCGTGGGCGAGCCGGTGCTTCTGGGCATCACCAAGGCCAGCCTGCAGACCCGCAGCTTCATCTCGGCCGCATCCTTCCAGGAGACGACGCGGGTGCTGACCGAGGCTGCGGTCCAGGGCAAGCGCGACAAGCTGGTCGGGCTGAAGGAAAACGTCATCGTCGGCCGGCTGATCCCTGCCGGCACCGGTGGCGCCACGGCCCGCGTGCGCCGCATCGCCGGCGAGCGTGACCATCAGGTGATCGAGGCCCGCCGCGCCGAGGCCGAGGCCGCCGCGGCGCTGATCGCGCCGCAGGACAGCCCGGCCGACACCGCCGGCGAGTGA
- a CDS encoding DMT family transporter, translating to MPTSGTENMQGTLLMMLSMAAFTCNDAVMKAVTRELPLYQSIAVRGAMVVVLMLVLFGAQGRLRFRVPQRDSGPLWGRTLTDVASTVLYLLALQKMALADLLAIMQALPLAVTLGAALFFAEPLGWRRLAAIGVGFLGVLLILRPGTGAFDLWSVAALAAMLLITARDLFTRLFSPALSSATVALYAAVAVALTGAVLGMNEDWRWPRPGEWLLLLMAAVFLTVGYVTAVAAMRVGDIGVVAPFRYSSLIWAIVLGLLVFGEWPDLWTWAGSTLVVGAGIYTILRERQLARRG from the coding sequence ATGCCCACGTCCGGCACCGAAAACATGCAGGGCACACTGCTGATGATGCTCAGCATGGCGGCATTTACCTGCAACGACGCGGTGATGAAGGCGGTGACGCGGGAACTGCCGCTGTATCAGTCGATCGCCGTGCGCGGCGCGATGGTGGTGGTGCTGATGCTGGTGCTGTTCGGGGCCCAGGGCCGGCTTCGGTTTCGGGTGCCGCAGCGCGACAGCGGACCCTTGTGGGGCAGGACGCTGACCGATGTGGCCTCGACGGTGCTTTATCTGCTGGCCTTGCAGAAGATGGCCCTGGCGGATCTGCTGGCGATCATGCAGGCCCTGCCCCTGGCGGTGACGCTGGGGGCGGCGCTGTTCTTTGCAGAGCCATTGGGATGGCGTCGTCTGGCGGCAATCGGCGTCGGTTTCCTGGGTGTGCTGCTGATCTTGCGGCCCGGCACCGGCGCATTCGACCTGTGGTCGGTGGCCGCATTGGCAGCCATGCTGCTGATCACGGCGCGCGATCTGTTCACCCGGCTGTTTTCTCCGGCGCTGTCCTCGGCCACGGTGGCGCTTTATGCGGCGGTTGCGGTGGCTTTGACGGGGGCGGTGCTGGGCATGAACGAGGACTGGCGCTGGCCCCGCCCGGGCGAATGGCTGCTGCTGCTGATGGCAGCGGTGTTCCTGACGGTCGGTTACGTCACGGCCGTTGCCGCCATGCGGGTGGGAGACATCGGGGTGGTGGCGCCGTTCCGCTACAGTTCGCTGATTTGGGCCATCGTGCTGGGCCTGCTGGTATTCGGCGAATGGCCCGACCTCTGGACATGGGCCGGCTCGACACTGGTGGTGGGCGCGGGGATCTACACCATCCTGCGCGAACGACAGCTGGCAAGGCGCGGCTGA
- a CDS encoding glycosyltransferase: MRVQMLGLCRFSYLGERGFQTRHRSLQDRRAFLYDPQRLARRWHWFERVTLPALLAQTEPDFTLVLMTGPDLPEPYLSRLRELESLAPQFRLALVPPMPFHLRACLRAIAPHIDARADVVGHFRQDDDDAVAVDYIQRSRADFADLQGLWKREGRLFCDHARGLVLHAKARPVTLEQRVIHAASAALTVFLPPDAGQSVLHFPHWQIACHMPGVTFADRLMFLRVLNQDNDSGAVGAGYGLAMPDVDWRAILARRFRIDLSGLSDPVAH, encoded by the coding sequence ATGCGGGTCCAGATGCTGGGCCTGTGCCGGTTTTCCTACCTGGGCGAGCGCGGCTTTCAGACGCGTCATCGCAGCCTGCAGGATCGACGTGCATTCCTGTATGATCCGCAGCGGCTTGCCCGCCGCTGGCATTGGTTCGAGCGTGTGACCCTGCCGGCCCTGCTGGCCCAGACCGAACCTGATTTCACGCTGGTGCTGATGACCGGCCCCGACCTGCCCGAACCCTATCTGTCGCGCCTGCGCGAGCTCGAGTCTCTGGCGCCGCAGTTCCGGCTGGCGCTGGTTCCGCCGATGCCGTTCCATCTGCGTGCCTGCCTGCGCGCAATCGCGCCCCATATCGATGCCCGCGCCGATGTGGTCGGCCATTTCCGCCAGGACGACGATGACGCGGTCGCCGTCGATTATATCCAGCGTTCGCGCGCCGATTTTGCCGATCTGCAAGGGCTGTGGAAGCGGGAAGGACGCCTGTTCTGCGATCACGCCCGCGGCCTTGTCCTGCACGCCAAGGCGCGCCCCGTCACGCTCGAGCAGCGGGTGATCCATGCCGCCAGTGCCGCCTTGACCGTTTTTCTGCCCCCCGATGCCGGACAAAGCGTCCTGCACTTTCCGCATTGGCAGATCGCCTGCCACATGCCGGGGGTGACATTTGCGGATCGGCTGATGTTCCTGCGCGTGCTGAATCAGGATAACGATTCGGGCGCAGTCGGCGCAGGCTATGGGCTGGCCATGCCCGATGTCGACTGGCGCGCCATTCTGGCCCGGCGCTTTCGCATCGATCTGTCCGGCCTTTCCGACCCCGTAGCCCATTGA
- a CDS encoding methyltransferase family protein — protein MRAAVNQKVRINILRLSALALVPAVLVIQPMLGLEGFGHETIESLGILLLLAGVLGRFWSILYVGGLKNRVVMQDGPYSMTRNPLYFFSTVAATGIGLMFGAVGFALMIGGTVGVILWLTARREAAFLSQEFGPEYDAYAARTPFFLPDPRLFRTGRVNSFDASTLRRNLFDAFVFLSFIPLVEMVDQLKLYLHWSLISLW, from the coding sequence ATGCGCGCCGCCGTCAATCAGAAGGTCCGCATCAACATTCTGCGGCTGTCGGCGCTGGCTCTTGTGCCGGCGGTGCTGGTCATCCAGCCGATGCTGGGCCTGGAGGGTTTTGGTCACGAGACCATCGAATCGCTGGGAATCCTGCTGCTTCTGGCGGGCGTGCTGGGCCGGTTCTGGTCCATCCTTTATGTTGGCGGGCTGAAAAACCGCGTGGTGATGCAGGACGGGCCGTATTCGATGACGCGAAACCCGTTGTATTTCTTTTCGACGGTGGCGGCGACCGGCATCGGGCTGATGTTCGGGGCGGTGGGTTTTGCGCTGATGATCGGCGGCACCGTGGGCGTGATCCTGTGGCTGACGGCCCGACGCGAGGCTGCGTTCCTGTCGCAGGAATTCGGCCCCGAATACGACGCCTATGCCGCGCGCACGCCTTTCTTCCTGCCCGATCCCCGGCTGTTCCGCACCGGCCGCGTGAACAGCTTTGATGCTTCGACCCTGCGTCGCAACCTGTTCGACGCCTTCGTGTTCCTGAGCTTCATCCCTCTGGTCGAGATGGTCGATCAACTGAAGCTGTATCTGCACTGGTCGCTGATCAGCCTGTGGTAA
- the rpsL gene encoding 30S ribosomal protein S12 — MPTIQQLIRKPRQPKVQRSKSQHLQSCPQKRGVCTRVYTTTPKKPNSAMRKVAKVRLTNGFEVISYIPGEKHNLQEHSVVLIRGGRVKDLPGVRYHILRGVLDTQGVKDRRQRRSKYGAKRPK, encoded by the coding sequence ATGCCGACGATCCAACAGCTGATCCGCAAACCGCGGCAGCCCAAGGTGCAGCGCTCGAAGTCGCAGCACCTGCAATCCTGCCCGCAGAAGCGGGGCGTTTGCACGCGCGTCTACACCACGACGCCGAAAAAGCCGAACTCGGCCATGCGGAAGGTTGCCAAGGTGCGCCTGACCAATGGTTTCGAGGTCATCTCCTATATTCCGGGCGAAAAGCACAACCTGCAGGAACACAGCGTCGTGCTGATCCGCGGCGGCCGGGTGAAAGACCTTCCCGGTGTGCGCTACCACATCCTGCGCGGTGTTCTGGATACCCAGGGCGTCAAAGACCGTCGTCAACGCCGTTCGAAATACGGCGCGAAACGTCCGAAGTAA
- the rpsG gene encoding 30S ribosomal protein S7, whose amino-acid sequence MSRRHAAEKREVLPDAKYGDRVLTKFMNNLMIDGKKSVAERIVYNALDRVQAKLKREPVEVFHEALDNVKPSVEVRSRRVGGATYQVPVEVRPTRREALAIRWLITAAKNRNEHTMEERLAGELADAVNGRGTAVKKREDTHKMADANKAFSHYRW is encoded by the coding sequence ATGTCTCGTCGTCACGCCGCTGAGAAGCGCGAAGTGCTGCCCGACGCCAAATATGGCGATCGCGTGCTGACCAAATTCATGAACAACCTGATGATCGACGGCAAGAAATCGGTTGCCGAGCGCATCGTCTACAATGCGCTGGACCGGGTTCAGGCCAAGCTGAAGCGCGAGCCCGTCGAAGTGTTCCACGAAGCGCTGGACAACGTGAAACCCTCGGTCGAGGTGCGCTCGCGCCGGGTCGGCGGTGCCACCTACCAGGTGCCTGTCGAGGTGCGCCCCACCCGTCGCGAGGCTCTGGCGATCCGCTGGCTGATCACCGCTGCCAAGAATCGCAACGAACACACCATGGAAGAACGCCTTGCCGGCGAGCTGGCCGATGCGGTCAACGGCCGCGGCACGGCCGTGAAGAAGCGTGAGGACACGCACAAGATGGCCGACGCCAACAAGGCGTTCAGCCACTACCGCTGGTAA
- the fusA gene encoding elongation factor G: MAREYPLERYRNFGIMAHIDAGKTTMTERILFYTGKNHKIGETHDGASTMDWMEQEAERGITITSAATTTFWQRHEDPVFTEDQSQRNRFNIIDTPGHVDFTIEVERSLAVLDGAICLLDGNAGVEPQTETVWRQADRYKVPRIVFVNKMDKIGADYFNCVRMIKDRTGGTPCPIALPIGAEDKLEGIIDLIKMEEWIWKGDDLGASWTRQPIREDLQDLAEEWRGKMIELAVEQDDAAMEAYLEGNEPDEATLRALIRKGTLSLSFFPVMAGSAFKNKGVQPLLNAVVDFLPAPTDVPAYVGFAPGDETETRNIERTASDEQPFSALAFKIMNDPFVGSLTFTRIYSGQLKKGDQMLNSTKGKRERVGRMMIMHAINREEIEEAFAGDIIALAGLKETTTGDTLCDPAKPVVLETMTFPEPVIEIAVEPKSKADQEKMGLALQRLAAEDPSFRVETDLESGQTIMKGMGELHLDILVDRMKREFKVEANVGAPQVAYRETISRPAEIDYTHKKQTGGTGQFARVKLEITPTEPGEGYSFESRIVGGAVPKEYIPGVEKGIKSVMDSGPLAGFPVIDFKVALVDGAFHDVDSSVLAFEIAARAAMREGLKKAGAKLLEPIMKVEVVTPEEYTGSIIGDLTSRRGMVRGQDTRGNANVIDAMVPLANMFGYINNLRSMSSGRAVFTMQFDHYDAVPQNISDEIQKKYA, translated from the coding sequence ATGGCACGCGAATATCCGCTGGAGCGCTATCGGAACTTCGGGATCATGGCCCACATCGATGCGGGCAAGACCACGATGACCGAGCGCATCCTGTTCTATACCGGCAAGAACCACAAGATCGGCGAGACCCACGACGGCGCCTCGACGATGGACTGGATGGAGCAAGAGGCCGAGCGCGGCATCACCATCACCTCGGCGGCGACCACCACCTTCTGGCAGCGCCACGAAGATCCGGTGTTCACCGAGGACCAGTCGCAGCGCAACCGTTTCAACATCATCGACACCCCCGGCCACGTGGACTTCACCATCGAGGTCGAGCGTTCGCTGGCGGTTCTGGACGGTGCCATCTGCCTGCTGGACGGCAACGCCGGCGTCGAGCCGCAGACCGAAACCGTGTGGCGTCAGGCTGACCGCTACAAGGTTCCGCGGATCGTCTTTGTCAACAAGATGGACAAGATCGGCGCCGACTATTTCAACTGCGTGCGCATGATCAAGGACCGCACCGGCGGCACCCCGTGCCCGATCGCCTTGCCGATCGGTGCCGAGGACAAGCTGGAAGGCATCATCGACCTGATCAAGATGGAAGAATGGATCTGGAAGGGCGACGATCTCGGCGCTTCGTGGACCCGTCAGCCCATTCGCGAGGATCTGCAGGATCTGGCCGAGGAATGGCGCGGCAAGATGATCGAACTGGCCGTCGAACAGGATGACGCGGCCATGGAAGCCTATCTCGAGGGCAACGAGCCCGACGAGGCCACGCTGCGCGCGCTGATCCGCAAGGGGACGCTGTCGCTGTCGTTCTTCCCGGTGATGGCGGGTTCGGCCTTCAAGAACAAGGGCGTGCAGCCGCTGCTGAACGCGGTGGTCGATTTCCTGCCGGCCCCGACCGACGTTCCGGCCTATGTCGGCTTTGCTCCGGGCGACGAGACCGAGACCCGCAACATCGAACGCACGGCCTCGGACGAGCAGCCCTTCTCGGCGCTGGCGTTCAAGATCATGAACGACCCCTTCGTCGGTTCGCTGACCTTCACCCGCATCTATTCGGGTCAGCTCAAGAAGGGCGACCAGATGCTGAACTCGACCAAGGGCAAGCGCGAGCGTGTCGGCCGCATGATGATCATGCACGCCATCAACCGCGAGGAAATCGAGGAAGCATTCGCTGGCGACATCATCGCGCTGGCCGGTCTGAAGGAAACCACCACGGGCGACACCCTGTGCGACCCGGCCAAGCCGGTGGTTCTGGAAACCATGACCTTCCCCGAGCCGGTGATCGAGATCGCCGTTGAGCCCAAGTCCAAGGCTGACCAGGAGAAGATGGGCCTTGCCCTGCAGCGCCTGGCCGCCGAAGACCCGTCCTTCCGCGTCGAAACCGATCTGGAATCGGGTCAGACCATCATGAAGGGCATGGGCGAACTGCATCTCGACATTCTGGTCGACCGCATGAAGCGCGAGTTCAAGGTCGAGGCGAATGTCGGTGCGCCGCAGGTGGCCTACCGCGAGACGATCAGCCGTCCTGCGGAAATCGACTATACCCACAAGAAGCAGACCGGTGGCACCGGGCAGTTCGCTCGCGTCAAGCTGGAAATCACCCCGACCGAGCCGGGCGAAGGCTATTCCTTCGAATCGCGCATCGTCGGCGGTGCGGTGCCCAAGGAATACATCCCGGGCGTCGAAAAGGGTATCAAGTCGGTGATGGACTCGGGTCCGCTGGCGGGCTTCCCGGTGATCGACTTCAAGGTGGCGCTTGTGGACGGTGCCTTCCACGACGTCGACTCGTCGGTTCTGGCGTTCGAGATCGCGGCGCGTGCCGCGATGCGCGAAGGTCTGAAGAAGGCCGGCGCCAAGCTGCTCGAGCCGATCATGAAGGTCGAGGTGGTCACTCCCGAGGAATATACCGGGTCGATCATCGGTGACCTGACCAGCCGTCGCGGCATGGTGCGCGGCCAGGATACCCGCGGCAATGCCAACGTCATCGACGCGATGGTGCCGCTGGCCAACATGTTCGGCTACATCAACAACCTGCGCTCGATGTCCTCGGGCCGGGCGGTGTTCACGATGCAGTTCGATCATTACGATGCCGTGCCGCAGAACATCTCGGACGAGATCCAGAAGAAATACGCCTGA
- the tuf gene encoding elongation factor Tu, producing MAKAKFERTKPHVNIGTIGHVDHGKTTLTAAITKYFGEFKAYDQIDGAPEERARGITISTAHVEYESDSRHYAHVDCPGHADYVKNMITGAAQMDGAILVVNAADGPMPQTREHILLGRQVGIPYMVVYLNKVDQVDDPELLELVEMEVRELLSSYDYPGDDIPIVKGSALAALEGRDPEIGENSIRELIKAVDEYIPTPERAVDQPFLMPIEDVFSISGRGTVVTGRVERGAVNVGDELEIVGIRPTKKTTCTGVEMFRKLLDRGEAGDNIGALLRGIERDGVERGQVLCKPGSVKPHTEFEAEAYILTKEEGGRHTPFFANYRPQFYFRTTDVTGTVKLPEGTEMVMPGDNLKFTVELIAPIAMEEKLRFAIREGGRTVGAGVVSKILK from the coding sequence ATGGCAAAGGCAAAGTTTGAGCGTACGAAACCGCACGTCAACATTGGGACGATTGGTCACGTTGACCACGGCAAGACGACGCTGACGGCTGCGATCACCAAGTATTTTGGCGAATTCAAGGCCTATGACCAGATCGACGGCGCGCCGGAAGAGCGTGCGCGCGGGATCACGATCTCGACCGCGCATGTGGAATACGAATCGGATTCGCGCCACTATGCGCATGTGGACTGCCCCGGCCACGCGGACTATGTGAAGAACATGATCACCGGCGCGGCGCAGATGGACGGCGCGATCCTGGTGGTGAACGCGGCCGACGGCCCGATGCCGCAGACGCGCGAGCACATCCTGCTGGGCCGTCAGGTGGGCATTCCCTACATGGTCGTCTACCTGAACAAGGTCGACCAGGTTGACGATCCCGAGCTGCTGGAACTGGTCGAGATGGAAGTGCGCGAGCTGCTGTCGTCCTACGACTATCCCGGCGACGACATTCCGATCGTGAAGGGTTCGGCGCTGGCGGCGCTGGAAGGCCGCGACCCCGAGATCGGCGAGAATTCGATCCGCGAACTGATCAAGGCGGTTGACGAATACATCCCGACGCCGGAGCGTGCGGTGGACCAGCCGTTCCTGATGCCGATCGAGGACGTGTTCTCGATCTCGGGCCGTGGCACGGTTGTGACCGGCCGGGTCGAGCGTGGCGCGGTGAACGTGGGCGACGAACTGGAAATCGTCGGCATCCGCCCGACGAAGAAGACGACCTGCACGGGCGTCGAGATGTTCCGCAAGCTGCTGGATCGCGGGGAAGCCGGCGACAACATCGGCGCGCTGCTGCGCGGGATCGAGCGTGACGGCGTCGAGCGCGGTCAGGTGCTGTGCAAGCCGGGTTCGGTGAAGCCGCACACCGAGTTCGAGGCCGAGGCCTATATCCTGACCAAGGAAGAGGGCGGCCGCCACACGCCGTTCTTTGCGAACTATCGCCCGCAGTTCTACTTCCGCACGACGGACGTGACCGGGACGGTGAAACTGCCCGAGGGCACCGAGATGGTGATGCCGGGCGACAACCTGAAGTTCACGGTCGAGCTGATCGCGCCGATCGCGATGGAAGAGAAGCTGCGCTTCGCCATCCGCGAAGGCGGCCGCACCGTCGGCGCCGGCGTGGTGTCGAAGATCCTGAAGTAA